AATGTGAAGACATTAAAATGGTTTTATCTTGGAGTGAATGAATAATTTTCAAAATTTCTTTACGCCCAATAGGGTCTAATCCACTAGTGGGTTCATCCAAAATAATAATCTCTGTATCATAATAAAGAATTACAGCTAAACCTAAGCGCTGCAACATCCCTTTTGAATAGCCATTGATCGGTTGCTTTCGATCATCTGCCAAAGAAACCATTTTTAGGATTTCTATGATCTTGTTCTCATCAATCTTCTTCGTATCCAGTGCTGCAAAAAAGCGCATATTCTCTTCCCCTGTTAAATGAGGATAAAGGTGGAATTTTTCTGGTAAATAGGAAACATGCTTTTTCCATGTTTGCTGCTTGTTAGAATATCCTCCTAGAGTGACAGTGCCGCGTTTATGCGGAAGAATACCTAGTATCGTATGAATTAATGTTGATTTTCCAGCACCATTTCTTCCAACAAGCGCACATCGCTCATTTTTCTCAATGGTTAGATTCACTTGATCTAGCACTTTCTTTCCTTGGTAGCCTTGAGATAGTTCCTTTATTTCAATCATGACGCTCACCACCATTTTTAATTATTACGGTAAGTGTAAAAAATAGAAGCGGCCAAACAATTGCATTTATCATTAAGAATATCCATGGTTCCATGAGAATAAATTTATCCATCATTCGCGACATATGGGTCAATCCGAATAATCCTAGCTCTGTTTCTAAATAAAACCTCATCGCATGAATCGGATTTAAGAAATATACCCACGAGAAGATGTGTAAGTTATCAAAACTAGCAGCTGGTAAAGCATAGAGAAAGGCTAAATCTATTAAAAACACAACTGAAAACCAAATAAGAATGTTAGCTCCAACAAGCTGCATTTTCGTTTTACAAATGCTTCCTAGGAATATACCAATTTGGTTAAAAATCAATAGGAATACAATAATCACTAGGATAAAGTGAAGAAAACTACTTAAATGAAAGTTTAAGAATGCTTTCATAAATAATGCTAGAATAAAATTTGCACCAATAAATGTTATTATCATGACAAGCTGAATTGCTGCTGACTTTTTTACGATAAATGTAATGATTGACTCTTTTTTTGTAAGTAGAATCATCGATGTCTTTAGTTCCTTTTCCTGAAAAATAGAAAAGGAGGCTAGAAATATAGCAAACAGAGGAAGTAAATAAATATTCATGTCATACATCGATAGGAGGAGCGCTTCAAAACCAAGATCCGATGGAAAACTTCGAGCCTCCGCAATCAAAAATATGGATGTTAACATAATCATTGCTAGCCCTAGCCATAACCCCTTCCCTCTTGTTTGTTCTAATGCTTCTTTCCAAATGTATGGCATTCCCATTCTCCCCTTTTGTATGAGCAACTAGATTAGTATTTTTAAAATCTTTTGTTATAAAACTGTTTTTTTCTAACTTTATAAAAATATAGTATGATGAATAATCCGATTCCAACAACAAACAACAAACTATAATTTATATTTCTCTCTTTTAATAATGGATATTGATCTAATGCCATTACTTTTTGATTGCTAAATAATTCATTGTTCTTTTCATAAAGCTTGATTGCCGGGCTATTTAAAAATAAATAGGCTAATTCATTTTTCTCAATAAGTTCTCCAAGGGATGATGTGTATTCAAAAGCTGTGTCTCCTACTTGATCCTGATTTAAATCTACCATAGGTTTATTCCAATAATTTCCTTCTTTATTTTTGAACCACTCATTATTTGACTTGCCGCCAACCGTTATCACATCACTGATATTTTTATTAAATGTATTCTTTAAAAATGTTTGTGCTGTGGCTGAAGACCATAATTCAATCCCTATTTGATTATGGAAAAAATCATTTCCCTCAATAAGGTTGCTTGTGGACTGTTCAAGGTAAAGCCCCCGCTGATTAAGATGGAACTCATTATTTACCACTTGGATGTCTCGGCTTGTTTGAACAATTAAACCAAATGAACGTGATCCCTGGTTAAAAGAAAAACTATTATTTTTAAGTACAATATGATCCGAATGCATGATGGCTGCTCCACCAGTATTGCGATTAAAATAATTTTTCTCAAAGTTATTGTAGTTAGAATACATGTAGTGTAATCCATATCTTGTCTGTGTTACGGTATTATGATTGATTTTATTGTTATCGGAATACTCAACATAAATACCATCTCGAGTCCCTTGAATGCTGTTGTTTACAATTTTATTTTCACCAGAACGTACGATATGAATGCCATTTCCTTGATCTCCTAGGTTTTTTGTCGTTTGGCCAGTAATCTCTGTCCCAGTAATTGTGACGTCCTTTGTCTTGTTTAAAAAAATACCATGGAAACTATCTGTAATGGTTAAGTTTTTTAAAATAGTATGATCACCCATCACCCGAACACCTGCGTACTCCTCTTCCGAACTACGACTCATTCCACTATGTTTAATCGTAAGGTTAGCAAGTGTTACATCATCACTTGTTACCTCAATGACATTACCTGTTTGATCACCATTAATGACTGTACCTTTCTTGCCTTTAATGGTTAGTGGCTTATTAATCACAATGTTGCCATTATAGGT
The nucleotide sequence above comes from Oikeobacillus pervagus. Encoded proteins:
- the nosD gene encoding nitrous oxide reductase family maturation protein NosD — translated: MKIWILSIVASISLLIGALDASAESNPLQELIDGTPKGGELKLEAKTYNGNIVINKPLTIKGKKGTVINGDQTGNVIEVTSDDVTLANLTIKHSGMSRSSEEEYAGVRVMGDHTILKNLTITDSFHGIFLNKTKDVTITGTEITGQTTKNLGDQGNGIHIVRSGENKIVNNSIQGTRDGIYVEYSDNNKINHNTVTQTRYGLHYMYSNYNNFEKNYFNRNTGGAAIMHSDHIVLKNNSFSFNQGSRSFGLIVQTSRDIQVVNNEFHLNQRGLYLEQSTSNLIEGNDFFHNQIGIELWSSATAQTFLKNTFNKNISDVITVGGKSNNEWFKNKEGNYWNKPMVDLNQDQVGDTAFEYTSSLGELIEKNELAYLFLNSPAIKLYEKNNELFSNQKVMALDQYPLLKERNINYSLLFVVGIGLFIILYFYKVRKKQFYNKRF
- a CDS encoding ABC transporter permease subunit — translated: MPYIWKEALEQTRGKGLWLGLAMIMLTSIFLIAEARSFPSDLGFEALLLSMYDMNIYLLPLFAIFLASFSIFQEKELKTSMILLTKKESIITFIVKKSAAIQLVMIITFIGANFILALFMKAFLNFHLSSFLHFILVIIVFLLIFNQIGIFLGSICKTKMQLVGANILIWFSVVFLIDLAFLYALPAASFDNLHIFSWVYFLNPIHAMRFYLETELGLFGLTHMSRMMDKFILMEPWIFLMINAIVWPLLFFTLTVIIKNGGERHD
- a CDS encoding ABC transporter ATP-binding protein codes for the protein MIEIKELSQGYQGKKVLDQVNLTIEKNERCALVGRNGAGKSTLIHTILGILPHKRGTVTLGGYSNKQQTWKKHVSYLPEKFHLYPHLTGEENMRFFAALDTKKIDENKIIEILKMVSLADDRKQPINGYSKGMLQRLGLAVILYYDTEIIILDEPTSGLDPIGRKEILKIIHSLQDKTILMSSHYIDEIKQICTHVAFLNQGKIEKYTVDAFLEMHKMEEL